In the genome of Ptychodera flava strain L36383 chromosome 13, AS_Pfla_20210202, whole genome shotgun sequence, one region contains:
- the LOC139147924 gene encoding steroid 17-alpha-hydroxylase/17,20 lyase-like isoform X1: MVSIILDTVYSFLVSQTDVIMTVILLMVLAALWSKHAPNGFPPGPVSWPFVANSSGMRGDLSENLLALSERYGDILSVKTKGRKKVVINDVHLIREALVKKEFAGRPWRFFNDLLSEGGKDITDCSYSPEYVARRELLIRSLRNATVRQRMEESAREAFLQVKHSICDRNGKPFNPQPYLALVVGSAATSMCFGRKYKIDDPEFREIMSAFENVLEGFGHAVQVDMFPILRHVPTKGVRECKKVVSDWLMLIQSKIDQRKTQHNEEEIHGIIDGLLKFLKDADESGRDVSSWLTDVNVRQILSNVFVAAVAPAVTTMTWFVACLVNYPAVQTRMQKEIEDVIGRESLLLSSDADTLPYCRAVILEVLRIRTVALKGLPHQTLEDTCLGGYSIPSGTEIWMYFGSVNMNSKYWQEPEEFRPERFLDEDGNALPSPNTFLPFSAGRRKCVGESVAMDLMTFTCVSLFQHFTFSPAPGQGKPSLKPDCRTGIAKCLPYEVVARRRIGRDMDDQVNSKE, translated from the exons ATGGTTTCTATCATACTGGATACGGTTTACTCCTTTCTCGTAAGCCAAACTGATGTTATAATGACAGTAATATTATTAATGGTGCTTGCAGCGTTGTGGAGTAAACACGCGCCAAACGGATTTCCTCCTGGGCCAGTTTCATGGCCCTTTGTTGCCAACTCCTCAG GTATGAGGGGCGATCTGTCAGAGAATCTGTTAGCCCTAAGTGAGCGGTACGGTGACATACTCTCCGTGAAGACAAAAGGACGGAAAAAAGTTGTCATTAACGACGTCCACTTGATCAGAGAAGCCTTAGTAAAGAAGGAGTTTGCTGGAAGACCATGGAGATTTTTCA ATGACTTGCTCAGTGAAGGAGGGAAAGATATTACCGACTGCAGTTACTCACCAGAGTATGTGGCACGGCGCGAACTTTTGATTCGATCGTTAAG GAATGCTACTGTTAGACAAAGGATGGAAGAATCTGCCAGAGAAGCGTTTCTGCAAGTGAAACATTCCATCTGCGACAGAAATGGAAAGCCCTTCAATCCGCAGCCCTACTTAGCGTTGGTCGTCGGCAGCGCTGCTACTTCTATGTGTTTTGGTCGGAA GTACAAGATTGATGATCCTGAATTTCGAGAAATAATGAGTGCATTTGAAAATGTCCTCGAAGGATTCGGTCACGCAGTCCAAGTCGATATGTTCCCGATTTTGCGACACGTACCGACTAAGGGTGTCCGCGAATGTAAGAAAGTTGTAAGCGACTGGCTGATGCTAATTCAGTCGAaaatcgatcagcgaaagacgCAGCATAACGAAG AAGAGATCCACGGTATTATTGACGGCCTGTTAAAATTCCTGAAAGATGCGGATGAATCTGGTAGAGACGTGAGCAGTTGGCTTACAGACGTTAACGTGAGGCAAATACTATCTAATGTATTCGTAG CTGCAGTGGCCCCGGCTGTAACCACCATGACTTGGTTCGTTGCCTGTTTAGTCAATTACCCGGCTGTGCAGACGAGAATGCAGAAGGAAATTGAAGATGTAATTGGACGAGAGAGTCTGCTGCTGTCGTCCGACGCTGATACATTACCGTACTGCCGAGCTGTTATTCTTGAGGTCTTGCGAATAAGAACGGTTGCACTCAAAGGTCTACCGCACCAAACTCTCGAAGATACTTGTTTAG GTGGCTACAGCATACCTAGCGGAACAGAAATATGGATGTACTTTGGGAGTGTCAACATGAATTCCAAATACTGGCAAGAACCGGAGGAATTTCGTCCAG AGCGATTCCTGGACGAGGACGGCAATGCTTTGCCGTCGCCGAACACCTTCCTACCGTTCTCCGCTGGGCGTCGTAAGTGTGTCGGAGAGTCTGTGGCGATGGATTTGATGACATTCACCTGTGTCAGTCTATTCCAGCACTTCACGTTCTCGCCGGCACCTGGTCAGGGCAAACCGAGCTTGAAACCTGACTGCAGAACAGGAATCGCTAAATGTTTGCCATACGAGGTGGTAGCTAGGCGACGTATTGGCCGAGATATGGATGACCAAGTCAATAGTAAAGAATGA
- the LOC139147924 gene encoding steroid 17-alpha-hydroxylase/17,20 lyase-like isoform X2, translating into MRGDLSENLLALSERYGDILSVKTKGRKKVVINDVHLIREALVKKEFAGRPWRFFNDLLSEGGKDITDCSYSPEYVARRELLIRSLRNATVRQRMEESAREAFLQVKHSICDRNGKPFNPQPYLALVVGSAATSMCFGRKYKIDDPEFREIMSAFENVLEGFGHAVQVDMFPILRHVPTKGVRECKKVVSDWLMLIQSKIDQRKTQHNEEEIHGIIDGLLKFLKDADESGRDVSSWLTDVNVRQILSNVFVAAVAPAVTTMTWFVACLVNYPAVQTRMQKEIEDVIGRESLLLSSDADTLPYCRAVILEVLRIRTVALKGLPHQTLEDTCLGGYSIPSGTEIWMYFGSVNMNSKYWQEPEEFRPERFLDEDGNALPSPNTFLPFSAGRRKCVGESVAMDLMTFTCVSLFQHFTFSPAPGQGKPSLKPDCRTGIAKCLPYEVVARRRIGRDMDDQVNSKE; encoded by the exons ATGAGGGGCGATCTGTCAGAGAATCTGTTAGCCCTAAGTGAGCGGTACGGTGACATACTCTCCGTGAAGACAAAAGGACGGAAAAAAGTTGTCATTAACGACGTCCACTTGATCAGAGAAGCCTTAGTAAAGAAGGAGTTTGCTGGAAGACCATGGAGATTTTTCA ATGACTTGCTCAGTGAAGGAGGGAAAGATATTACCGACTGCAGTTACTCACCAGAGTATGTGGCACGGCGCGAACTTTTGATTCGATCGTTAAG GAATGCTACTGTTAGACAAAGGATGGAAGAATCTGCCAGAGAAGCGTTTCTGCAAGTGAAACATTCCATCTGCGACAGAAATGGAAAGCCCTTCAATCCGCAGCCCTACTTAGCGTTGGTCGTCGGCAGCGCTGCTACTTCTATGTGTTTTGGTCGGAA GTACAAGATTGATGATCCTGAATTTCGAGAAATAATGAGTGCATTTGAAAATGTCCTCGAAGGATTCGGTCACGCAGTCCAAGTCGATATGTTCCCGATTTTGCGACACGTACCGACTAAGGGTGTCCGCGAATGTAAGAAAGTTGTAAGCGACTGGCTGATGCTAATTCAGTCGAaaatcgatcagcgaaagacgCAGCATAACGAAG AAGAGATCCACGGTATTATTGACGGCCTGTTAAAATTCCTGAAAGATGCGGATGAATCTGGTAGAGACGTGAGCAGTTGGCTTACAGACGTTAACGTGAGGCAAATACTATCTAATGTATTCGTAG CTGCAGTGGCCCCGGCTGTAACCACCATGACTTGGTTCGTTGCCTGTTTAGTCAATTACCCGGCTGTGCAGACGAGAATGCAGAAGGAAATTGAAGATGTAATTGGACGAGAGAGTCTGCTGCTGTCGTCCGACGCTGATACATTACCGTACTGCCGAGCTGTTATTCTTGAGGTCTTGCGAATAAGAACGGTTGCACTCAAAGGTCTACCGCACCAAACTCTCGAAGATACTTGTTTAG GTGGCTACAGCATACCTAGCGGAACAGAAATATGGATGTACTTTGGGAGTGTCAACATGAATTCCAAATACTGGCAAGAACCGGAGGAATTTCGTCCAG AGCGATTCCTGGACGAGGACGGCAATGCTTTGCCGTCGCCGAACACCTTCCTACCGTTCTCCGCTGGGCGTCGTAAGTGTGTCGGAGAGTCTGTGGCGATGGATTTGATGACATTCACCTGTGTCAGTCTATTCCAGCACTTCACGTTCTCGCCGGCACCTGGTCAGGGCAAACCGAGCTTGAAACCTGACTGCAGAACAGGAATCGCTAAATGTTTGCCATACGAGGTGGTAGCTAGGCGACGTATTGGCCGAGATATGGATGACCAAGTCAATAGTAAAGAATGA
- the LOC139148515 gene encoding uncharacterized protein, whose protein sequence is MQREVHVNEEGNLELPLPFRQDPKKLPNNRQSALNRFYNLQNQLQRKPQMMEEYFQFMKKIMERDHASSVPENEWYLPHFGVYHPKKQQIRVVFDSSAKYNGVSLNDALLQGPDQMNSLLGILLRFRRKQTAVMGDIEQMFHSFHVNKEHRDYLRFFWFKDNDPTKPVTQYRMNVHLFGNVSSPAIATFGLRKIAEDGVSTYGEDVKEFIDKNFYVDDGLTSAPDAQKAISLINRTRDLLATRNVNFHKIVSNDEEVMTALPNEVRAKDLQSLKFQPRHLTNTEIIGGQVVSRGGRIHIRISIEGKLILRGLMTETKGRNSSNLGWDETLLEKYLPRWTRWCNNLNYITKIQLQRCYTPPTFGPIKKTECHIFSDASNEAIGAVAYLRFTYHEDNVNVSFILGKAKVNPTHAVSIPRLELCAAVLATELAQKIISEIGLNIDNVIYHTDSEIVLGYINNSSKRFHVYVANRVEKIHNISSPHQWRHVSTHENPADIASRSVPAQKLNSTIWLSGPALLWQRDKQDKDNHEETEHKYTVSDEDPEVRKQLAVFINTSTKEVEQDDLGAHRFQRFSSWRSLKRSIANLIGKIRQRKSPEKTDKKEKEKSPEELKVEMMAQAETIILRSVQKSVFHKEYEILSAAKSAGTDDDRLQKRNPITRMNPFIDEKGLIRVGGRLRQSDIDLCGRHPIILPQDNHISRLIIDHVHRQVQHQGRQLTLSNVRANGYWIMGVHDMVRSILHKCAVCRRLRAKPLTQLMADLPSDRTEKTPPFTNVGMDVFGPWTIASRKTRAGTSEAKRWAVIFVCLYTTAVHIEVIDSMDTSSFINALCRFIAIRGNIKKLRCDQGTNFIGAKNELQAAAKELDQDRIKKFLTTRDCEWIFNPPHASHFGGIWERQIGTIRRVLDSMHYQLGKQQYTHDLLTTLMAEASAIVNSKPITTVSSDANDPQALTPNMLLTMKTQSPTPPPGSFVQQDIYSRKRWRRVQYLADQFWIRWRKEYLQSRQPRPKWNKSTINVKEGDVVLLREKEYARNSWPLALIVKVYPSDDNKVRKVDVMIYKDGEH, encoded by the exons ATGCAACGAGAAGTCCATGTAAATGAGGAAGGAAATCTAGAACTTCCTCTCCCCTTCAGGCAAGACCCAAAGAAATTACCGAACAACCGACAATCAGCTCTGAACCGATTCTACAATCTACAGAATCAGCTTCAGCGTAAACCACAAATGATGGAAGAATACTTTCAGTTTATGAAGAAAATAATGGAACGTGACCACGCAAGTTCCGTTCCAGAAAACGAATGGTACCTACCACACTTCGGTGTCTACCATCCAAAGAAACAGCAGATCAGAGTAGTATTCGACTCCAGTGCAAAGTACAACGGAGTCTCCTTGAACGACGCATTGCTTCAGGGACCTGACCAAATGAACAGCCTCCTCGGTATCCTGCTACGATTCCGACGCAAGCAGACAGCAGTAATGGGCGACATAGAACAAATGTTTCATAGCTTCCACGTCAACAAAGAACACAGAGACTATCTGCGCTTCTTTTGGTTCAAAGACAACGACCCCACGAAACCAGTAACTCAGTACAGAATGAACGTACACCTGTTCGGCAATGTCTCCTCACCAGCCATTGCTACCTTCGGACTGAGAAAGATCGCTGAAGACGGCGTATCTACGTATGGAGAAGACGTGAAAGAGTTCATCGACAAGAACTTTTACGTCGACGACGGACTAACCTCAGCACCGGATGCACAGAAAGCTATCAGTCTCATCAATAGAACAAGAGACTTACTGGCGACCAGAAACGTGAACTTCCACAAGATCGTTTCTAATGACGAAGAAGTCATGACAGCACTTCCAAACGAAGTACGAGCCAAAGATCTACAGAGTTTGAAATTTCAACCAAGACACCTTACCAACACAGAGATCATTGGGGGTCAAGTGGTCTCTAGAGGCGGACGCATTCACATTCGAa TTTCCATAGAAGGAAAACTAATACTACGAGGCCTCATGACAGAAACTAAAGGACGCAACTCATCAAACCTTGGATGGGATGAAACATTACTAGAGAAATACTTGCCCAGATGGACCCGCTGGTGCAACAACCTCAACTACATcacaaagatacagctacagCGATGCTACACTCCACCCACCTTCGGACCcataaagaaaacagagtgtCACATTTTCTCTGACGCCAGCAATGAAGCCATAGGTGCTGTAGCGTACTTGCGGTTTACTTACCATGAAGACAACGTCAACGTATCATTCATACTTGGCAAGGCAAAGGTAAACCCGACTCATGCAGTCTCTATACCTCGCCTAGAATTATGTGCAGCCGTCCTAGCGACAGAACTCGCACAGAAGATCATATCAGAAATCGGCCTGAACATCGACAATGTCATATATCACACGGACAGTGAAATCGTCCTTGGATATATAAACAACAGCTCGAAACGTTTCCACGTATACGTAGCGAACAGAGTAGAAAAGATACACAACATCTCATCACCACACCAGTGGCGACATGTGTCTACACACGAAAATCCAGCTGACATCGCATCACGCAGCGTACCAGCCCAAAAACTCAACTCAACTATCTGGCTATCAGGACCAGCACTCCTGTGGCAGCGAGACAAGCAAGACAAAGACAACCATGaagaaacagaacacaaatacacagtaagtgaCGAAGACCCTGAGGTCCGCAAACAACTTGCTGTCTTCATCAACACATCAAcgaaggaagtagaacaagacgaCTTAGGTGCTCACCGATTTCAACGATTCTCATCATGGAGATCCTTGAAGAGAAGTATTGCTAACTTAATAGGCAAAATTCGACAAAGAAAATCACCagaaaagacagacaaaaaggAGAAAGAGAAGTCTCCAGAAGAACTGAAAGTTGAGATGATGGCACAAGCAGAAACCATCATCCTACGCTCAGTAcagaaaagtgtgtttcataaaGAATATGAGATACTATCTGCAGCAAAGTCAGCAGGCACGGACGACGACAGACTACAGAAACGAAATCCCATCACCCGGATGAACCCATTCATCGATGAAAAAGGACTCATCCGCGTTGGAGGAAGACTTCGTCAATCTGACATCGACCTCTGCGGCCGACACCCCATCATCCTCCCACAGGACAACCACATTTCACGACTTATCATCGATCATGTACATCGACAAGTACAACATCAAGGCAGACAACTCACCCTGTCAAACGTCAGAGCTAATGGCTATTGGATCATGGGTGTACATGACATGGTAAGAAGCATACTACACAAATGTGCGGTATGTAGAAGACTGAGAGCAAAACCACTCACTCAACTCATGGCCGACCTACCATCGGACAGAACAGAGAAAACCCCACCATTCACCAACGTCGGAATGGACGTATTCGGCCCCTGGACTATAGCTTCCCGCAAAACCAGAGCCGGTACGTCTGAAGCAAAGAGATGGGCAGttatctttgtctgtctctACACTACAGCAGTACACATAGAAGTAATAGACTCCATGGACACTTCATCATTCATCAACGCCCTATGTCGCTTCATAGCTATACGCGGCAACATCAAGAAACTCAGATGTGACCAGGGCACCAACTTCATTGGCGCAAAGAACGAACTTCAGGCAGCAGCCAAAGAGCTGGATCAAGACCGCATCAAGAAATTCCTTACAACGAGAGACTGCGAGTGGATTTTCAACCCACCTCACGCATCCCACTTCGGCGGTATATGGGAACGACAAATTGGTACCATCAGACGCGTTCTTGACTCCATGCACTATCAACTAGGCAAGCAACAATACACACATGACTTGCTGACAACTCTCATGGCAGAAGCCAGCGCCATCGTCAATTCCAAACCTATAACGACTGTATCATCAGATGCAAACGATCCCCAAGCTCTCACCCCAAACATGCTACTCACCATGAAGACTCAATCACCGACCCCACCACCAGGCTCATTTGTCCAACAAGACATCTACAGTAGAAAACGTTGGCGACGCGTACAGTATCTAGCTGATCAATTCTGGATACGATGGAGAAAAGAATATCTACAAAGCCGTCAGCCACGACCAAAATGGAACAAATCTACAATCAACGTCAAAGAAGGAGACGTGGTTcttttgagagagaaagaatacgCAAGAAACAGCTGGCCCCTCGCTCTCATAGTGAAGGTCTACCCCAGCGATGACAACAAAGTGCGAAAAGTAGACGTGATGATCTACAAAGATGGCGAACATTGA